A window of Microcystis aeruginosa FD4 contains these coding sequences:
- the lpdA gene encoding dihydrolipoyl dehydrogenase, with protein MSEFDYDLIIIGAGVGGHGAALHAVKCGLKTAIIEAKDMGGTCVNRGCIPSKALLAASGRVRELADSDHLKSLGIAIGGVNFDRPTIADHANNLVSKIRGDLTNSLKRLKVDTIHGWGKIAGPQKVSVIGDSGEKIYTAKDIMLCPGSVPFVPPGIEIDHKTVFTSDEAVRLETLPKWIAIIGSGYIGLEFSDIYTALGCEVTMIEALDSLMPGFDPEISKIAERVLIKPRDIETYVGVLAKSIKPGNPVAIELVDAKSKEAIEILEVDACLVATGRIPATKNLGLEFVGVELDKRGFIAVNDKMQVIQDGEPVPHLWAVGDATGKMMLAHAASGQGVIAIENICNRPKTIDYRSIPAAAFTHPEISYVGLTEPQAEVLAQEEGYKVASVKTYFKGNSKALAEGETEGIAKVVYRQDTGELLGVHIIGIHASDLIQEAANAIAERKSVDELAFRIHTHPTLSEVLDEAYKRAEVAA; from the coding sequence ATGAGTGAATTCGACTACGATTTAATTATTATCGGTGCTGGCGTTGGTGGCCACGGGGCAGCCCTACACGCGGTCAAATGTGGGCTAAAAACAGCTATTATCGAAGCCAAAGATATGGGAGGAACCTGTGTTAATCGCGGTTGTATTCCCTCTAAAGCTTTACTGGCAGCCTCGGGACGGGTGCGCGAATTGGCCGATAGTGACCATCTGAAAAGTTTAGGTATTGCCATCGGTGGTGTTAATTTTGACCGTCCGACAATTGCCGATCATGCTAACAACCTTGTCAGTAAAATTAGAGGCGATCTTACTAATAGTCTTAAACGTCTCAAGGTTGATACTATCCACGGTTGGGGAAAAATCGCCGGCCCGCAAAAAGTCAGCGTCATCGGGGATAGTGGCGAAAAAATCTACACTGCTAAGGATATTATGCTCTGTCCGGGGTCGGTTCCTTTTGTTCCACCGGGGATCGAGATCGATCATAAAACGGTTTTTACCAGCGATGAGGCCGTTAGATTAGAAACTTTACCCAAGTGGATTGCAATTATCGGTAGTGGTTATATCGGTCTGGAATTTTCGGATATATACACCGCTTTGGGTTGTGAAGTGACGATGATCGAAGCTTTAGATAGTCTCATGCCTGGATTTGACCCAGAAATCTCGAAAATCGCTGAAAGAGTTCTGATTAAACCTAGAGATATCGAGACCTATGTGGGAGTTTTGGCAAAAAGTATTAAACCGGGGAATCCTGTGGCCATTGAACTGGTGGACGCAAAAAGCAAAGAAGCGATCGAAATTTTAGAAGTAGATGCTTGTTTAGTCGCTACAGGAAGAATCCCTGCGACCAAGAATCTCGGATTGGAATTTGTCGGGGTAGAACTGGATAAACGCGGTTTTATTGCCGTTAATGACAAAATGCAGGTAATTCAGGACGGTGAACCGGTTCCCCATCTCTGGGCCGTGGGCGATGCTACGGGTAAAATGATGTTAGCTCACGCTGCTTCGGGTCAAGGGGTAATAGCCATTGAAAATATCTGTAATCGCCCAAAAACCATCGATTATCGCAGTATTCCCGCCGCCGCTTTTACCCACCCCGAAATTAGTTATGTGGGTTTAACGGAACCGCAAGCAGAAGTTTTGGCACAGGAAGAAGGGTATAAGGTGGCTTCTGTCAAGACCTATTTTAAGGGAAATTCTAAAGCTTTAGCGGAAGGAGAAACGGAAGGCATCGCTAAAGTCGTTTATCGTCAGGATACGGGCGAATTACTCGGTGTTCATATTATCGGTATCCACGCATCGGATTTAATTCAAGAAGCGGCCAATGCGATCGCTGAACGTAAATCTGTCGATGAACTCGCTTTCCGCATCCACACCCATCCAACTCTCTCAGAAGTCCTCGACGAAGCTTATAAACGCGCTGAAGTGGCAGCATAG
- a CDS encoding DUF3782 domain-containing protein, protein MAQPITIEDIYKLFEKTNEKFEQSRQEYDRRAAEAKDEADRRAAEADRRLAKLEKTVANTSRAVDSLTTRWGRFVEELVEPAVIGLFRSKGIDVKETYSRARVKRQGIAMEIDILAVDETEVVLVECKSRLSKDDVNEFLEKLSRFKEAFPHYKNYQAYGAVAGIEIDEGVDRYAYKQGLFVIKPSGETVEIINDTGFEPKLW, encoded by the coding sequence ATGGCTCAACCGATTACCATCGAAGATATCTATAAACTTTTTGAGAAAACTAACGAAAAGTTTGAACAATCACGTCAAGAATACGATCGCCGGGCTGCTGAAGCTAAGGACGAAGCCGATCGCCGGGCTGCTGAAGCCGATCGCCGTTTAGCCAAGCTAGAGAAAACAGTGGCTAATACCAGTCGTGCCGTGGATAGTTTAACCACTCGCTGGGGAAGATTTGTCGAGGAATTAGTCGAACCTGCTGTTATTGGCCTATTTCGTAGCAAAGGTATCGATGTTAAAGAAACCTATAGTCGCGCCAGGGTAAAACGGCAAGGAATAGCCATGGAGATTGACATTTTAGCCGTCGATGAAACCGAGGTAGTTTTAGTAGAATGTAAGTCTCGTTTATCGAAAGATGATGTCAATGAGTTTTTAGAAAAATTAAGTCGATTTAAAGAAGCATTTCCCCATTATAAAAACTATCAAGCTTATGGTGCAGTGGCGGGAATAGAAATAGACGAAGGAGTAGATCGTTATGCCTATAAACAGGGTTTATTTGTGATTAAACCATCGGGAGAAACGGTAGAAATCATTAATGATACTGGTTTCGAGCCTAAATTATGGTAG
- a CDS encoding Rpn family recombination-promoting nuclease/putative transposase codes for MYDSTCKFIALEYSRDLATWLVGKPLDLTEIKPSELSLEPIRADSLIFLESEELILHIEFQTDPKEDVPYRMLDYAVRLYRRYPGKPIYQVVIYLRKTDSPRVRQNEYRQGKTYHQFEVIRLWEQPSEPLLQAPGLFPFAILAQAEDQENLLRQIAQEIEQMGDPREKSNVAASTAILAGLVLNKEIIQRLLRKDIMKESVIYQDIRDEGRQEGRQEGEANLVLRLLNRRIGGISSELSAKIPSLSLEQLENLGEALLDFQSRQDLEQWLENQAINPR; via the coding sequence ATGTATGATTCTACCTGTAAATTTATCGCCCTTGAATATTCCAGAGATTTAGCCACTTGGTTAGTGGGTAAACCCTTAGATTTAACGGAAATTAAACCCTCAGAATTATCTTTAGAGCCAATAAGAGCCGATAGTTTAATCTTTTTGGAGTCAGAAGAACTAATATTACATATCGAGTTCCAAACCGACCCTAAAGAAGATGTTCCCTATAGAATGCTAGATTATGCGGTAAGACTCTATCGACGCTATCCAGGTAAACCTATCTATCAAGTGGTGATTTATCTAAGAAAAACTGACTCACCCCGGGTCAGACAGAATGAATATCGACAAGGGAAAACCTATCATCAATTTGAGGTCATAAGACTATGGGAACAGCCATCCGAACCCTTATTACAAGCTCCGGGGCTGTTTCCCTTTGCCATACTCGCTCAAGCGGAAGATCAAGAGAATTTGCTTCGGCAAATTGCCCAAGAAATTGAGCAAATGGGGGACCCTCGAGAAAAAAGTAATGTAGCTGCATCCACAGCCATTCTAGCCGGATTAGTATTGAATAAAGAGATCATTCAACGATTATTGAGGAAAGACATTATGAAAGAATCTGTGATCTATCAAGACATCAGGGACGAAGGAAGACAAGAAGGAAGACAAGAAGGAGAAGCTAACCTAGTTTTACGTCTATTAAATCGGCGTATCGGGGGCATTTCATCCGAATTATCGGCAAAGATACCCAGTCTTTCCCTAGAACAGTTAGAAAACTTAGGAGAAGCTTTACTCGATTTTCAGTCCCGACAAGATTTAGAACAATGGCTGGAAAATCAGGCGATTAACCCTCGATAG
- the mnmE gene encoding tRNA uridine-5-carboxymethylaminomethyl(34) synthesis GTPase MnmE: protein MLNTGDTIAAIATAIVPQQGSIGIVRLSGSRAVAIARQLFHSPNRQKWQSHRLLYGYIQHPQSQAIIDEALLLLMLAPRSFTREDVVEFHCHGGIMPVQQVLQLCLENGARLAQAGEFSLRAFLNGRIDLTQAESVVDLVGARSPQAAQFALAGLQGKLAQPIRHLRATCLDILAEIEARIDFEEDLPPLDGEAILLSIEQVFCQVNLILTTAERGELLRSGLKVAIVGRPNVGKSSLLNAWSRSDRAIVTDLPGTTRDIVESQLVVAGIPVQVLDTAGIRLAGDRVEQIGVERSRQTARSADLVLLTVSAESGWTEEDEEIYRSVSDRRLILVINKIDLANPKTVIYPAEIERVVKLSATQNQGIEDLEKSIINAVQNQELQAANLDLAINQRQAAALTRAKLALEQVKKTIDQNLPFDFWSIDLRTAIQALGEITGEEVTESVLDRIFSRFCIGK, encoded by the coding sequence ATGTTAAACACCGGGGATACGATCGCTGCCATCGCTACGGCGATTGTTCCGCAGCAGGGTAGTATCGGTATTGTTCGTCTGTCAGGTAGTCGGGCAGTGGCGATCGCCCGCCAGCTTTTCCATAGCCCCAATCGTCAAAAATGGCAAAGTCATCGTCTTCTCTACGGTTATATCCAGCATCCCCAAAGTCAGGCAATTATCGATGAAGCTTTGCTGTTGCTCATGTTAGCGCCCCGCTCTTTCACTCGCGAGGATGTGGTGGAATTTCACTGTCATGGTGGCATTATGCCCGTACAACAGGTGTTACAGTTATGTCTAGAAAATGGGGCGCGTTTGGCACAAGCGGGGGAATTTAGCCTGCGTGCCTTTCTCAACGGCAGAATTGACCTAACTCAAGCCGAAAGCGTTGTGGATCTCGTTGGGGCGCGTTCTCCCCAAGCGGCACAATTTGCCCTCGCTGGTTTACAGGGGAAACTAGCGCAACCGATCCGCCATTTGCGTGCCACCTGTCTCGATATTTTGGCCGAAATTGAGGCCCGTATTGACTTTGAAGAGGATTTACCGCCTTTGGATGGCGAGGCGATTCTCCTTAGCATAGAACAGGTTTTTTGTCAAGTAAATTTAATTTTAACCACCGCCGAACGCGGGGAATTGCTGCGTAGTGGGCTGAAAGTGGCGATCGTGGGGCGGCCGAATGTGGGTAAATCCAGTTTGTTAAATGCTTGGAGTCGGAGTGATCGAGCGATTGTCACCGATTTACCCGGTACTACCCGCGATATCGTCGAATCTCAGCTAGTTGTGGCGGGAATCCCCGTACAAGTCCTCGATACGGCAGGAATTCGCTTGGCGGGCGATCGAGTTGAACAAATTGGCGTGGAACGTTCCCGTCAAACGGCCCGGTCTGCTGATTTAGTTCTCTTAACCGTCTCCGCAGAGTCAGGATGGACCGAGGAGGACGAGGAAATTTATCGCTCTGTCAGCGATCGCCGATTAATTTTAGTGATTAATAAAATTGATTTAGCTAATCCCAAAACAGTAATTTACCCAGCAGAAATTGAGCGAGTTGTCAAGCTGTCCGCCACCCAAAATCAAGGCATTGAAGACTTAGAAAAAAGTATTATTAATGCTGTCCAAAATCAAGAATTACAGGCGGCTAATTTGGATTTGGCCATTAATCAACGACAGGCGGCCGCTTTAACTAGGGCGAAACTTGCTTTGGAACAGGTCAAAAAAACAATTGACCAAAATTTACCTTTTGATTTTTGGTCGATCGACCTGCGTACTGCCATTCAAGCCTTAGGAGAAATTACCGGCGAAGAAGTGACCGAATCGGTACTTGATCGCATTTTTAGCCGTTTTTGTATTGGCAAGTAA
- a CDS encoding Uma2 family endonuclease yields MKTTQIKSITLESFLKESYIDDSPAWEYLNGEIQQKAMPSGQHSKIQYKFCETVNQSTEPAKIAYALPELRCNFGVRSLVPDIAVFYWNRIPLTSEGDIANYFDSFPDWTIEILSPHQAMTPVIDKIIHCLEYGCQLGWLIVPDDRSILVFKANQTPKVYYLNSEETLPVLEKIEISLTVADIFAWLKMR; encoded by the coding sequence ATGAAGACTACTCAAATTAAGTCAATAACTCTAGAATCGTTCCTCAAAGAGTCTTATATAGATGATTCTCCAGCTTGGGAATATCTTAACGGAGAAATTCAACAAAAAGCCATGCCTTCTGGACAACATAGTAAAATTCAATATAAATTCTGTGAAACGGTTAATCAAAGCACAGAACCCGCTAAAATAGCTTACGCTTTACCTGAATTACGATGTAACTTTGGTGTGCGTTCTCTCGTTCCAGATATTGCCGTTTTTTATTGGAATAGAATTCCTTTAACCTCAGAGGGAGATATTGCGAATTACTTTGACTCTTTTCCCGACTGGACTATCGAAATATTATCCCCTCATCAAGCCATGACACCTGTTATAGATAAGATTATTCATTGTTTAGAATATGGTTGTCAATTAGGCTGGTTAATTGTCCCTGATGATCGTTCTATTTTAGTATTTAAAGCGAATCAGACTCCCAAGGTTTATTATCTAAATTCTGAGGAAACTTTACCCGTGTTAGAGAAAATAGAGATAAGTTTAACGGTTGCTGATATTTTTGCTTGGTTAAAAATGAGATAA
- the tatA gene encoding twin-arginine translocase TatA/TatE family subunit gives MFGLGWPEIVIIAVVVLLIFGPKKIPEFGAALGKTLRGFKEEINQDDQESEDSDEKMR, from the coding sequence ATGTTTGGATTAGGTTGGCCAGAAATAGTAATTATTGCTGTGGTTGTTCTCCTGATATTTGGACCGAAAAAAATACCCGAATTTGGGGCAGCTTTGGGGAAAACTTTACGGGGATTTAAAGAAGAAATCAATCAAGATGATCAAGAAAGCGAAGACAGTGACGAGAAGATGAGATAG
- a CDS encoding PD-(D/E)XK nuclease family protein produces MTNSAEIKVLIREQLPSILAEDASIRDFILRTVSDYYSPKKETDQKFEEFKNRVDRILDELQRDREEQAKKWDEQSQKWGEQSQKWDEQRRLWDEQSQKWDQQRQLWDEQRQLWDEQRRLWDEQLQQNQENNRKWEEQRQQNRETLEEIKKMNKKHDSTIGALGSRWGLFSEASFRNGLAAILQDSFGVEVLNINDYDPDGLVFGRPDQVEFDVIIKNGLVIVCEIKSSMSKADIYTFSRKVEFYQQKYQRIVNRKIVISPMVDPTALPVAQSLGIEVYSYAEDINLN; encoded by the coding sequence ATGACCAATTCTGCTGAGATAAAAGTCCTAATTAGAGAGCAATTACCGAGTATTCTGGCTGAAGATGCAAGTATTCGGGATTTTATCTTGCGAACCGTTTCTGACTACTATTCACCTAAAAAAGAGACAGATCAGAAGTTTGAGGAATTTAAAAACAGAGTAGATCGGATTTTAGACGAATTACAGCGCGATCGGGAAGAACAAGCTAAAAAATGGGATGAACAATCTCAAAAATGGGGTGAACAATCTCAAAAATGGGATGAACAAAGACGGCTATGGGATGAACAATCTCAAAAATGGGATCAACAAAGACAGCTATGGGATGAACAAAGACAGCTATGGGATGAACAAAGACGGCTATGGGATGAACAACTTCAACAAAATCAAGAAAATAACCGGAAATGGGAGGAACAACGTCAACAAAATCGAGAAACTTTAGAGGAAATTAAAAAGATGAACAAAAAACATGATAGCACTATTGGGGCTTTAGGCTCTCGTTGGGGACTCTTTTCTGAAGCAAGTTTTCGCAATGGTTTAGCGGCTATTTTACAAGATTCTTTCGGGGTAGAAGTATTAAATATTAATGATTATGATCCTGATGGTCTGGTTTTTGGAAGACCGGATCAAGTAGAATTTGACGTTATCATTAAAAATGGTTTAGTGATCGTTTGTGAAATTAAATCTTCTATGAGTAAAGCAGATATATATACTTTCAGCCGTAAAGTGGAATTTTATCAACAAAAATATCAACGCATTGTCAACCGTAAAATTGTCATTTCCCCAATGGTTGATCCTACTGCTTTACCTGTTGCCCAAAGTTTAGGCATCGAAGTTTATAGCTATGCTGAAGATATCAACCTTAATTAA
- a CDS encoding TldD/PmbA family protein, whose translation MTDTLNDYKNLISELINRYKNRVDFLTIRLEEARGTNILLRSERVETLSEGIAIGGQVRACYKGGWGFASFNQLSSLQERLEDAIAAARLIGEEETLIVPVEPVIISCELPLTGTDPRLVPLADKKALCDRYNNLLRQHHASIATTSVRYSDSSQHILLGTSDGTLIEQKWSDLEMRFSATARDGDSVQTGRETTGSRKAFEDLVNLEEQVQGSAKRAVQALVLPPVKGDTYTVVIDPILTGLFVHEAFGHLSEADMLYENPDLLEVMSMGKRFGPDNLQIFDGAHPEGHRGSYFYDDEGTPATTTQLIKDGVLVGRLHSRETAGKLGEKPTGNARCLNYHYPPIVRMTNTWIERGTTPVKELFSGIKTGVYAQNWQGGMTNGEMFTFSAGEAWMIRDGEIAEPVKDVTLSGNVFKTLANIEAIGDDFYWDESGGCGKGGQSGLPVGCGGPSLRIRDVVVGGEADIQ comes from the coding sequence ATGACCGATACTCTAAACGACTATAAAAACCTGATTAGTGAACTGATTAACCGTTATAAAAACCGCGTCGATTTCCTGACAATTCGTCTGGAAGAAGCGCGGGGAACCAATATTCTACTGCGTTCCGAACGAGTGGAAACCCTCAGCGAAGGTATTGCTATCGGTGGTCAGGTACGCGCTTGTTATAAAGGAGGTTGGGGATTTGCCAGCTTTAATCAATTATCCAGTTTACAGGAACGATTAGAAGATGCGATCGCTGCTGCCCGTTTAATTGGGGAAGAAGAAACCCTGATTGTTCCAGTAGAACCTGTAATTATCTCCTGTGAATTGCCTTTAACGGGAACGGACCCGCGTTTAGTACCATTAGCCGATAAAAAAGCCCTCTGCGATCGCTATAATAATCTATTGCGTCAACACCATGCCAGTATTGCCACCACTTCCGTCCGTTACAGCGATAGCAGTCAACATATTCTTTTAGGCACTTCTGACGGGACTTTAATCGAACAAAAATGGTCAGACTTAGAAATGCGTTTTTCGGCCACCGCTAGGGATGGAGACAGCGTACAAACGGGCCGGGAAACCACGGGATCCCGAAAAGCTTTCGAGGATCTGGTCAATTTAGAAGAACAGGTGCAAGGGTCGGCTAAACGGGCCGTACAAGCCCTAGTTCTGCCCCCTGTCAAGGGCGATACCTACACCGTCGTCATCGATCCCATTTTAACCGGTCTGTTCGTCCATGAGGCTTTTGGCCACCTTTCCGAGGCAGATATGTTGTACGAAAATCCTGACCTTTTGGAGGTGATGAGTATGGGCAAACGTTTCGGGCCAGATAACCTGCAAATCTTTGACGGGGCCCATCCGGAAGGTCATCGGGGCAGTTATTTTTATGACGATGAGGGAACCCCCGCGACCACGACTCAGTTAATTAAAGATGGGGTTTTGGTGGGAAGACTGCATTCGCGGGAAACGGCGGGCAAATTAGGCGAAAAACCGACCGGTAACGCCCGTTGTCTCAATTATCATTATCCGCCCATTGTCCGCATGACCAACACTTGGATTGAACGGGGAACTACTCCCGTTAAAGAGTTATTTTCGGGGATAAAAACGGGAGTTTATGCCCAAAATTGGCAGGGAGGCATGACTAACGGCGAAATGTTCACTTTTAGCGCCGGGGAAGCTTGGATGATTCGCGATGGAGAAATTGCTGAACCGGTTAAAGATGTGACTCTCTCCGGTAATGTCTTTAAAACCCTAGCCAATATTGAGGCAATTGGTGATGATTTCTACTGGGATGAGTCGGGAGGCTGCGGAAAAGGGGGTCAAAGTGGTTTACCCGTCGGCTGCGGTGGTCCCAGTCTCCGTATCCGCGATGTGGTGGTCGGGGGAGAAGCAGATATTCAGTAA
- a CDS encoding polyhydroxyalkanoate biosynthesis repressor PhaR → MSNETVTYSLDVVLKEIKDSIKEVSQKFDKIDERLTKVEIGIADIKGDIKVLDGKIEGIDNRLRSVEGTQKNQVWTLIILLGSAIVTAAWKVFFSSNI, encoded by the coding sequence ATGTCTAACGAAACTGTTACTTATTCCCTTGATGTCGTCCTTAAAGAAATTAAAGACAGTATCAAGGAAGTTAGTCAAAAATTCGACAAGATTGATGAGCGTTTGACAAAAGTAGAAATAGGAATAGCCGATATCAAAGGGGATATTAAAGTGTTAGACGGGAAAATCGAAGGCATCGACAATCGGCTCAGATCAGTGGAAGGAACCCAAAAAAATCAGGTCTGGACATTAATCATCCTTTTGGGGAGTGCCATTGTTACAGCCGCTTGGAAAGTATTTTTTTCAAGCAATATCTGA
- a CDS encoding universal stress protein, with product MLEKILYADSGTGQTQEMLQALMDLPAIRKASITILRVVPPQITTEALASKWEEGTQMLTKILQEVKIEPSKVSTILRQGDPKDTVCQVADEIGADLILMGSRGLKRLEAILENSVSQYVFQLTNHPMLLVKDDIYVKKIKKVMVALDKSSSADLALDLAIYLLRDYPSAELILARVNPDLKPEFAPTSPKEMEENPILVPAVAKVKRMNIPYRCLVTGGKPGEQLCKLVDDYNVDLLLLGSPDRRPSVAKSLPDLDRLLGTSLSDYVRVNVNCPVLLARKEGI from the coding sequence ATGCTAGAGAAAATACTATACGCTGATTCCGGCACGGGTCAAACCCAAGAAATGCTACAAGCATTGATGGATCTGCCCGCTATCCGGAAAGCGTCGATCACCATTCTCCGGGTTGTTCCCCCTCAGATTACCACCGAAGCTCTGGCCAGTAAATGGGAAGAGGGAACCCAAATGCTGACTAAAATCCTGCAAGAAGTCAAAATTGAACCCAGCAAAGTTTCCACGATTCTGCGCCAAGGAGATCCCAAAGATACCGTCTGTCAAGTTGCCGACGAAATCGGTGCCGATTTGATCCTGATGGGTTCCCGAGGACTGAAGCGACTGGAGGCAATTCTAGAAAATTCCGTCAGTCAATACGTCTTTCAACTGACTAATCACCCGATGTTGTTGGTAAAAGACGATATTTACGTCAAAAAAATCAAAAAGGTGATGGTAGCTCTCGATAAGTCTAGCTCGGCTGATTTAGCTCTCGATCTGGCTATTTATCTCCTGCGGGATTATCCTTCAGCAGAGTTAATTCTGGCCCGCGTCAACCCCGACTTAAAACCAGAATTTGCCCCCACTTCCCCCAAAGAAATGGAAGAAAACCCGATTTTAGTGCCAGCAGTAGCAAAAGTGAAACGGATGAATATACCCTATCGCTGCCTGGTGACGGGGGGTAAACCGGGAGAACAACTCTGCAAACTCGTCGATGATTATAATGTCGATCTCTTACTGTTGGGTTCGCCCGATCGCCGTCCTTCCGTGGCCAAGAGTTTACCAGATCTCGATCGCCTGCTCGGTACTTCCCTCTCGGATTATGTGCGGGTTAATGTCAATTGTCCTGTCCTTTTAGCTAGAAAAGAAGGGATTTAG
- a CDS encoding PEP-CTERM sorting domain-containing protein, with translation MDSNFGPFIGSQTEDGFTYTVTSGLNFIFNVQKGNPASSLGVGFETMDGPQSNPVVTGGQIEFTRTGGGLFTFDSFQLANQVFGISRGISWTGQVKGVDTQSLTGVSTNSSTFSTQNVNFSGAIDKLILTFTDLNEEGLFLDNLQFTPAQEPPATTPEPGTILGLVTVGALGALSRKRQK, from the coding sequence TTGGACTCTAATTTTGGTCCCTTCATCGGTTCGCAGACAGAGGATGGGTTTACCTATACGGTGACTTCGGGTTTGAACTTTATCTTCAATGTCCAGAAGGGTAATCCCGCTTCATCCCTAGGTGTCGGTTTTGAGACAATGGATGGTCCACAGTCCAATCCTGTAGTAACTGGTGGTCAAATTGAGTTTACACGCACAGGGGGCGGGTTATTTACCTTTGATTCCTTTCAGTTGGCGAATCAAGTATTTGGAATCAGTCGTGGAATTAGTTGGACGGGGCAAGTTAAAGGGGTTGATACCCAAAGTTTAACAGGAGTTTCCACCAACAGTAGCACATTTAGCACCCAAAATGTTAATTTTAGCGGGGCTATTGACAAGCTAATTTTAACCTTTACAGACCTAAATGAGGAGGGCTTGTTTTTAGATAATTTGCAGTTCACCCCTGCACAAGAACCCCCAGCAACCACTCCTGAACCGGGTACTATCTTAGGTTTAGTAACAGTGGGTGCATTAGGGGCCTTATCTCGCAAGCGCCAAAAATAA
- a CDS encoding DUF3782 domain-containing protein: MSQPITIEDIYKLFEKTNEKFEQSRQEYDRRAAEAKAEADRRAAEYDRRAAEAKAEADRRAAEYDRRAAEAKAEADRRLAELEKTVANTSRAVDSLTTRWGRFVEELVEPAVISLFRSKGIDVKETYSRARVKRQGIAMEIDILAVDETEVVLVECKSRLSKDDVNEFLEKLSRFKQAFPHYKNYQAYGAVAGIEIDEGVDRYAYKQGLFVIKPSGETVEIINDSSFEPKLW, translated from the coding sequence ATGTCTCAACCGATTACCATCGAAGATATTTATAAACTTTTTGAGAAAACTAACGAAAAGTTTGAACAATCACGCCAAGAATACGATCGCCGGGCTGCCGAAGCTAAGGCCGAAGCCGATCGCCGGGCTGCTGAATACGATCGCCGGGCTGCTGAAGCCAAGGCCGAAGCCGATCGCCGAGCTGCTGAATACGATCGCCGGGCTGCTGAAGCCAAGGCCGAAGCCGATCGCCGTTTGGCCGAGCTAGAGAAAACAGTAGCCAATACCAGTCGTGCCGTGGATAGTTTAACCACTCGCTGGGGAAGATTTGTCGAGGAATTAGTCGAACCTGCTGTTATTAGCCTATTTCGCAGCAAAGGTATCGATGTTAAAGAAACCTATAGTCGTGCCAGGGTAAAACGGCAAGGAATAGCCATGGAGATTGACATTTTAGCCGTCGATGAAACCGAGGTAGTTTTAGTAGAATGTAAGTCTCGTTTATCGAAAGATGATGTCAATGAGTTTTTAGAAAAATTAAGTCGATTTAAACAGGCATTTCCCCATTATAAAAACTATCAAGCTTATGGTGCAGTGGCGGGAATAGAAATAGACGAAGGAGTAGATCGTTATGCCTATAAACAAGGTTTATTTGTGATTAAACCATCGGGAGAAACGGTAGAAATCATTAATGATTCTAGTTTCGAGCCTAAATTATGGTAG